The following is a genomic window from Actinomadura sp. WMMB 499.
GACGGCGCAGAGCCGGACCGCGAGGCGCAGCTGGGCGCGCACGAGCGAGCGCATGTACGCCTCGCCGAGCCCGGTCTGCTCGTCGATCTCCAGGGTGACGGGGTAGCGGGGGCGGCGCGCGGCGCGGGTGCGCGGCCCGGTGACGAGCACCCGCCCGGCCGCCGGGGGCGAACCGGTCCCGCCGGACGGACCGGCCCCGCCGGACCGGTCGGGCGGGTCGGGCGGGGGGCGTCCGGCGGCGGGGGTCACGGGGCCCGCCTCGCCCGCCGGACGAGCAGGTCGCGCAGCTCGCGGACGTGCCGGCGGCTCACCGGCAGCTCGGTGTCGCCGACGATGACCGTGCAGCGGCCGGAGTCGAGCCGCAGCTCCTTGATCGCCGACAGGGCCACGAGGTGGCTGCGGTGCACCCGGACGAACCCGGCGCCGCGCCACCGGTCCTTCAGCGCGGCGAGCGGGATGCGGACGAGGTGGCTGCCGCCCTGGGTGTGCAGGCGGGCGTAGTCGCCCTGCGCCTCGACGTACAGGACCTCGGCCGGGGTGACGAACCGGGTCACGCCGCCCAGCTCGACGGGCATCGGCTCCGGCTCGCCGGGGTCCGGACCGGCGTCCGCGCCGCCCTCGGCGCCCTCGTCGGCGCCCTCGCTGCCCTCGATGACCCGCCGGATCGCCTCCCGCAGCCGCTCGGGCCGGACCGGCTTCAGGATGTAGTCGGTCGCCTTGATCTCGAACGCGTCGACGGCGTGGTCGTCGTAGGCGGTGACGTAGACGATGTGCGGCGCGCGCGCGAACTGCGCGAGGACGCGGCCGAGCACCGTGCCGTCCAGGCCGGGCATGCGGATGTCGAGGAACACGGCCGCGATCGGGCGGTTCTCGGCGAGCGATCGGTCGAGCCGGCGCAGCGCGGCGGCGCCGTCCCGCGCGGTGTGGATCTCGCCGATCCGCGAGTCGGCGCTGAGCAGGTGGACGAGGTCGTCGAGCGCGGGACCCTCGTCGTCCACCGCCAGGACACGCAGGCCCACAACACCGTCCTTTCCTGTGCCGTGCGCCACATTCCAGTCAACGGGCGTCCGCAAGTCAAGCGCCCGCCGGACGCGCGGCCCGCCGCCCCCGGCCCCCAGGACACCACACGTCAGGACGTGGACGCGGTGACGCCCGGCTTGTACTTCGGTACCCGGACCGTCACCTTCGTCCCGGCGCCCGGCCCGGTCTCGACGGCGAGGCCGTACTCGTCGCCGTACACCTGGCGGAGCCGGTCGTCGACGTTGGCCAGCCCGATCCCGGCGGCCTCGTCGCCGAGCGGGCGATCCCCGCGGTCCCCCCGGTCCCCGCCGGACAGCAGCCGCCGCACGTCCTCGGGGTCCATGCCGACGCCGTCGTCCTCGACGCCGATGACGCAGTCGGCGCCCGCGTCCTCGGCGACGATCGTGATGAGGCCGGGCTCCGACCGGTCCTGCAGCCCGTGCCGGACGGCGTTCTCGACGAGCGGCTGCAGGCACAGGAACGGGACGGCGACGGGCAGCACCTCGGGCGCGACCCGGAGCCGCACCCGCAGGTGCTCCCCGAACCTGGCCCGCTGCAGGAGGAGGTACTGGTCGATGGAGTGCAGCTCCTCCGCGAGGGTCGTGAAGTCGCCGTGCCGCCGGAACGAGTACCGGGTGAAGTCGGCGAACTCCAGCAGCAGTTCCCGCGCGCGCTC
Proteins encoded in this region:
- a CDS encoding LytTR family DNA-binding domain-containing protein: MGLRVLAVDDEGPALDDLVHLLSADSRIGEIHTARDGAAALRRLDRSLAENRPIAAVFLDIRMPGLDGTVLGRVLAQFARAPHIVYVTAYDDHAVDAFEIKATDYILKPVRPERLREAIRRVIEGSEGADEGAEGGADAGPDPGEPEPMPVELGGVTRFVTPAEVLYVEAQGDYARLHTQGGSHLVRIPLAALKDRWRGAGFVRVHRSHLVALSAIKELRLDSGRCTVIVGDTELPVSRRHVRELRDLLVRRARRAP